A section of the Ornithinimicrobium sufpigmenti genome encodes:
- a CDS encoding TlyA family RNA methyltransferase, translating into MSPAAGVGGTGEVGQPPQRLDREMVRRGLATTRSQGAQLIRAGRVLVDGQVVTRAGAPVAPGQPVSLRPTAHDETSWIVRGWVGRGSLKLDHALTVWEPDGLSVRGRRCLDVGASTGGFTQVLLERGASHVVALDVGHGQLDPRVSVDPRVTERSGTNVRQVEPEQIDGPFDVIVADLSFISLALVLPVLHTLARPGADLVLLVKPQFEVGKERLGKDGLVRRVQDRYEVLERLDEQARAVGLTPVDLHRSPVAGGTGNVEYLWWLRRWPDGMMDCGRGPAELAARRGVLRLEEDA; encoded by the coding sequence GTGAGTCCCGCGGCCGGAGTCGGGGGGACGGGGGAGGTGGGGCAGCCTCCGCAGCGTCTGGACCGTGAGATGGTCCGACGCGGCCTCGCGACGACCCGCAGCCAGGGCGCTCAGCTCATCCGGGCCGGGCGGGTGCTGGTCGACGGCCAGGTGGTGACCCGGGCCGGTGCCCCTGTCGCCCCCGGGCAGCCGGTGTCCCTCCGCCCGACCGCGCACGACGAGACGTCCTGGATCGTGCGGGGGTGGGTGGGTCGCGGGTCCCTCAAGCTCGACCACGCCCTCACCGTGTGGGAGCCCGACGGCCTGAGCGTCCGAGGCCGTCGCTGCCTCGACGTCGGTGCCTCCACCGGCGGGTTCACCCAGGTCCTCCTGGAGCGCGGGGCCTCGCACGTGGTGGCCCTCGACGTCGGTCACGGGCAGCTCGACCCTCGCGTCTCCGTCGACCCGCGGGTCACCGAACGCTCCGGCACCAACGTCCGCCAGGTCGAACCAGAACAGATCGACGGCCCGTTCGACGTCATCGTCGCCGACCTGTCCTTCATCTCCCTCGCTCTGGTGCTGCCCGTGCTGCATACCCTCGCCCGCCCCGGCGCGGACCTGGTGCTGCTGGTGAAACCGCAGTTCGAGGTGGGCAAGGAACGGCTCGGCAAGGACGGGCTCGTGCGACGGGTCCAGGACCGGTATGAGGTCCTGGAGCGGCTGGACGAACAGGCCCGCGCGGTCGGCCTGACACCCGTGGACCTGCACCGCTCGCCTGTCGCCGGCGGCACCGGCAACGTCGAGTACCTCTGGTGGCTGCGCCGATGGCCGGACGGCATGATGGACTGTGGGCGCGGGCCGGCCGAGCTCGCGGCCCGCAGAGGGGTGCTGAGACTGGAGGAGGACGCGTGA
- a CDS encoding HAD-IIA family hydrolase, producing MRIRGILCDLDGVVYRAHEPCPGAVDGITAARDRGVPVLFMTNNASRTPGEVASQLTGLGLPTAPEEVLTASQVAAALVAAEYPAVAAGGGGAVLAVGGPGVGAALAEHGLRWVDAPAVRAALTSSPVQIDVVVQGYGPDVAVTELTEAAYAVAAGAAWVATNDDPTLPTERGLAPGNGSLLAAVRHATGAEPRVVGKPHGHAYQEGLRRLGVAAAECLMIGDRLDTDIAGARALGLPSALVLTGVSTREDALSAPESMRPDLVVDSLTELAHLWVSA from the coding sequence GTGAGGATCCGGGGCATCCTGTGTGACCTGGACGGCGTGGTGTACCGGGCCCACGAGCCGTGTCCCGGCGCCGTGGACGGCATCACGGCCGCCCGTGACCGGGGGGTGCCGGTGCTGTTCATGACCAACAACGCTTCCCGCACTCCCGGCGAGGTGGCGAGCCAGCTGACCGGGCTGGGGCTCCCCACCGCACCGGAGGAGGTGCTCACCGCCTCCCAGGTCGCGGCGGCACTGGTCGCGGCCGAGTACCCCGCGGTCGCGGCCGGAGGTGGGGGCGCGGTCCTGGCGGTCGGCGGTCCCGGCGTGGGTGCGGCGTTGGCGGAGCACGGGCTGCGCTGGGTCGATGCCCCGGCCGTCCGGGCAGCCCTGACCTCCAGCCCGGTACAGATCGACGTGGTCGTGCAGGGGTACGGCCCCGACGTCGCGGTCACGGAGCTGACCGAGGCGGCCTACGCCGTGGCAGCCGGAGCGGCCTGGGTCGCCACCAACGACGACCCCACCCTGCCCACTGAACGTGGCCTGGCGCCCGGGAACGGCAGCCTGCTCGCCGCCGTGCGGCACGCCACCGGTGCAGAGCCGCGGGTCGTAGGCAAGCCGCACGGGCACGCGTACCAGGAGGGCCTGCGCCGCCTGGGCGTGGCCGCCGCGGAGTGCCTGATGATCGGGGACCGCCTCGACACCGACATCGCCGGAGCCCGTGCGCTGGGCCTGCCCAGCGCCCTGGTCCTGACCGGCGTGTCGACCCGGGAGGACGCTCTGTCGGCGCCGGAGTCAATGCGTCCGGACCTGGTCGTGGACTCCCTGACCGAGCTGGCCCACCTGTGGGTGTCGGCATGA
- a CDS encoding tetratricopeptide repeat protein, with protein sequence MNDKRDRPDGDREGRDERRGGPRHGGGSRQGGGPRQGGSQRRPERREERRRDDRGRAGGPSRSDRDDRGRSGYQGRPERDDRERRPPRPKDPELPEDAHAGVLDRTLRAELRTLSKENAEGVGGHLVMVGRFLDAEDFDQALAHAEAASRRAGRVPVVREALGLVHYRRGEWAKALTEFRTARRMSGTHHLLPLMADCERGLGRPERALELAVTREARTLGAAEQVELAIVVAGARGDLGQHAAAVLELKDLATRGTGREPWAARVRYAYAAALEAVGRPDEAALWFQRAADVDETGETDAAEVIGLEDEPLVLDLVGDDDEHDGEENAEGDQGGQGAPGGKPTGRDDAQ encoded by the coding sequence GTGAACGACAAGCGAGACCGGCCCGACGGCGACCGCGAGGGGCGGGACGAGCGTCGCGGCGGCCCGCGTCACGGTGGAGGTTCGCGTCAGGGCGGAGGCCCGCGCCAAGGCGGCTCGCAGCGCCGCCCCGAGCGTCGTGAGGAGCGGCGGCGTGACGACCGGGGACGGGCAGGTGGTCCATCCCGGTCGGACCGGGATGACCGCGGACGGAGCGGTTATCAGGGCCGTCCGGAGCGGGACGACCGCGAACGCCGCCCGCCCCGGCCCAAGGACCCAGAACTCCCTGAGGACGCCCACGCCGGCGTCCTGGACCGGACCCTGCGCGCGGAGCTGCGCACGCTGAGCAAGGAGAACGCCGAGGGTGTCGGCGGCCACCTAGTGATGGTGGGTCGCTTTCTCGACGCCGAGGACTTCGACCAGGCCCTGGCCCACGCCGAGGCCGCGTCGCGCCGAGCGGGCCGGGTCCCCGTGGTCCGGGAAGCGCTCGGCCTGGTGCACTACCGGCGGGGTGAATGGGCCAAGGCCCTCACCGAGTTCCGCACCGCCCGTCGCATGTCGGGCACGCACCACCTGCTGCCGCTGATGGCCGACTGCGAACGCGGTCTGGGTCGCCCGGAGCGCGCCCTGGAGCTGGCGGTCACCCGTGAGGCACGGACGCTGGGGGCAGCCGAGCAGGTCGAGCTGGCCATCGTGGTGGCCGGTGCACGAGGTGACCTCGGTCAGCACGCGGCGGCCGTCCTGGAGCTGAAGGACCTCGCCACCCGCGGCACCGGTCGTGAGCCGTGGGCAGCGCGGGTCCGCTACGCCTACGCTGCGGCGCTCGAGGCCGTCGGACGCCCGGACGAGGCCGCGCTCTGGTTCCAGCGTGCCGCCGACGTGGACGAGACGGGCGAGACTGATGCGGCAGAGGTCATCGGGCTCGAGGACGAACCGCTCGTGCTCGACCTCGTCGGGGACGATGACGAGCACGATGGCGAGGAGAACGCCGAGGGTGACCAGGGCGGCCAGGGTGCCCCCGGGGGGAAGCCCACCGGCCGGGACGATGCCCAGTGA